A section of the Streptomyces sp. Je 1-369 genome encodes:
- the aceB gene encoding malate synthase A — protein sequence MSALAPSPLAIVDAEPLPRQEEVLTDAALAFVAELHRLFTPRRDELLARRAERRAEIARTSTLDFLPETAAVREDDSWKVAPAPAALNDRRVEITGPTDRKMTINALNSGAKVWLADFEDASAPTWENVILGQLNLTDAYERRIDFTDERTGKSYALKGADELATVVMRPRGWHLDERHLQVEGKAVPGALVDFGLYFFHNAKRLIELGKGPYFYLPKTESYLEARLWNDIFVFAQDYVGIPQGTVRATVLIETITAAYQMEEILYELRDHASGLNAGRWDYLFSIVKNFRDGGSKFVLPDRNLVTMTAPFMRAYTELLVRTCHKRGAHAIGGMAAFIPSRKDAEVNKVAFEKVANDKDREAGDGFDGSWVAHPDLVPIAMKSFDAVLGDKPNQKDRLREDVSVAPGDLIAIDSLDAKPTYDGLVNAVQVGIRYIEAWLRGLGAVAIFNLMEDAATAEISRSQIWQWINAGVVFETGETATADLARKVAADELAAIRKEIGDEAFTSGKWQQAHDLLLQVSLDADYADFLTLPAYEQLR from the coding sequence ATGTCCGCACTAGCGCCGTCGCCGCTGGCCATCGTCGACGCAGAGCCCCTGCCCCGGCAGGAAGAGGTGCTCACCGACGCGGCCCTCGCCTTTGTGGCCGAGCTGCACCGGCTGTTCACGCCCCGGCGTGACGAGCTCCTCGCCCGGCGTGCCGAGCGCCGTGCAGAGATCGCCCGCACCTCCACCCTGGACTTCCTCCCGGAGACCGCCGCGGTCCGCGAGGACGACTCCTGGAAAGTCGCGCCGGCCCCGGCCGCGCTGAACGACCGCCGCGTGGAGATCACGGGCCCCACCGACCGCAAGATGACCATCAACGCCCTCAACTCGGGCGCGAAGGTCTGGCTCGCCGACTTCGAGGACGCCTCCGCTCCCACCTGGGAGAACGTCATCCTCGGCCAGCTCAACCTCACGGACGCCTACGAGCGCCGCATCGACTTCACCGACGAGCGCACCGGCAAGTCGTACGCCCTCAAGGGCGCCGACGAGCTCGCGACGGTCGTCATGCGTCCGCGCGGCTGGCACCTGGACGAGCGTCACCTCCAGGTCGAGGGCAAGGCCGTTCCCGGCGCGCTGGTCGACTTCGGCCTGTACTTCTTCCACAACGCCAAGCGCCTCATCGAGCTCGGCAAGGGCCCGTACTTCTACCTCCCGAAGACGGAGTCGTACCTGGAGGCCCGCCTCTGGAACGACATCTTCGTCTTCGCGCAGGACTACGTCGGCATCCCGCAGGGCACGGTCCGCGCCACGGTCCTCATCGAGACGATCACGGCCGCGTACCAGATGGAGGAGATCCTCTACGAGCTGCGCGACCACGCTTCCGGGCTGAACGCGGGCCGCTGGGACTACCTCTTCTCCATCGTCAAGAACTTCCGTGACGGCGGCTCGAAGTTCGTCCTGCCGGACCGCAACCTGGTGACGATGACCGCGCCGTTCATGCGGGCGTACACCGAACTCCTCGTCCGCACCTGCCACAAGCGCGGCGCGCACGCGATCGGCGGCATGGCCGCGTTCATCCCGTCCCGCAAGGACGCGGAGGTCAACAAGGTCGCGTTCGAGAAGGTCGCGAACGACAAGGACCGTGAGGCCGGCGACGGCTTCGACGGCTCGTGGGTGGCCCACCCCGACCTGGTCCCGATCGCCATGAAGTCCTTCGACGCGGTGCTCGGCGACAAGCCGAACCAGAAGGACCGCCTGCGCGAGGACGTCTCGGTCGCGCCCGGCGACCTGATCGCCATCGACTCCCTCGACGCGAAGCCCACCTACGACGGCTTGGTCAACGCCGTCCAGGTCGGCATCCGCTACATCGAGGCGTGGCTGCGCGGCCTCGGCGCCGTCGCCATCTTCAACCTCATGGAGGACGCCGCCACCGCCGAGATCTCCCGCTCCCAGATCTGGCAGTGGATCAACGCGGGCGTCGTCTTCGAGACGGGCGAGACGGCCACGGCCGACCTGGCCCGCAAGGTCGCCGCCGACGAACTCGCCGCGATCCGCAAGGAGATCGGCGACGAGGCGTTCACCTCCGGCAAGTGGCAGCAGGCCCACGACCTCCTCCTCCAGGTCTCCCTGGACGCGGACTACGCGGACTTCCTGACCCTCCCGGCGTACGAGCAGCTCCGCTGA
- a CDS encoding anti-sigma factor has product MNSAADLHTLTGAYAADALDDAERAQFEEHLVLCPSCDQEVRELTATVARLALASAVAPRPALKDEVLRRIGTVRQDVPDVPREMEAVPGGPAPRRTHGVYRWALAACVAAAVGLGGTAVWQHQRAEDARDQVRQAQEQTREQSRELAAVLAAPDARTRTGGLADGARGTVVVSKSLDRAVFVADGMARPPKGKVYQLWFDDGGAMRSAGLMDPDRSAATVLMRGGIGKATGMGITVEPAGGSDEPTSSPVALMELPV; this is encoded by the coding sequence GTGAACAGCGCGGCCGACCTGCACACCCTGACCGGCGCCTACGCCGCCGACGCCCTGGACGACGCCGAACGCGCCCAGTTCGAGGAGCACCTCGTACTCTGCCCGTCCTGCGACCAGGAGGTACGGGAGCTGACCGCGACCGTCGCACGCCTGGCCCTCGCCTCGGCCGTCGCGCCGCGTCCCGCCCTGAAGGACGAGGTGCTTCGGCGGATCGGCACCGTCCGCCAGGACGTTCCGGACGTCCCGCGTGAGATGGAGGCCGTCCCTGGCGGCCCTGCACCGCGCCGGACACACGGCGTGTACCGGTGGGCCCTCGCCGCCTGCGTCGCCGCCGCCGTCGGCCTCGGCGGCACCGCGGTCTGGCAGCACCAGCGCGCGGAGGACGCGCGCGACCAGGTGCGGCAGGCGCAGGAGCAGACCCGGGAACAGTCGCGGGAGCTCGCCGCCGTGCTCGCCGCCCCGGACGCCAGGACCCGAACCGGGGGGCTCGCGGACGGGGCACGGGGCACCGTCGTCGTGTCCAAGAGCCTCGACAGGGCCGTGTTCGTCGCCGACGGCATGGCACGGCCCCCCAAGGGCAAGGTCTACCAACTCTGGTTCGACGACGGCGGAGCCATGCGCTCGGCCGGTCTCATGGACCCCGACAGGTCCGCGGCGACGGTCCTCATGCGGGGCGGGATCGGGAAGGCGACCGGCATGGGCATCACGGTGGAACCGGCGGGCGGTTCGGACGAGCCGACCTCCTCCCCCGTGGCGTTGATGGAGTTGCCCGTCTGA
- a CDS encoding NTP transferase domain-containing protein, translating into MTTEPMNTQVDGAGEVVGLLLAAGGGRRLGGRPKALLEHGGRPLVEHAVRVLREAGCARVHVVLGASADAVRARASLPGCVLVDNPEWEEGMGSSLRAGLASLASTGAAAALVSLVDQPGIGVAATTRVRAAYRSPATLAAAAYDGVRGHPVLFGSGHWAGIGASAVGDRGARDYLREHVGEITLVECGDVAEAYDIDTPQDLMRLNPGTGLPPAPGTPASGTPGGPAHVE; encoded by the coding sequence ATGACGACGGAACCGATGAACACGCAGGTTGACGGGGCGGGCGAGGTCGTCGGGCTGCTGCTCGCCGCGGGGGGCGGACGGCGCCTCGGGGGACGGCCCAAGGCGCTGCTCGAGCACGGGGGCCGGCCGCTCGTGGAGCACGCCGTGCGGGTGCTGCGCGAGGCGGGGTGCGCGCGGGTGCACGTGGTCCTCGGCGCGTCCGCCGACGCCGTGCGCGCGCGGGCCTCGCTGCCCGGCTGCGTACTGGTCGACAACCCGGAGTGGGAGGAGGGCATGGGCTCGTCACTGCGCGCCGGTCTCGCCTCGCTCGCGAGCACCGGCGCGGCCGCCGCGCTGGTCTCCCTGGTCGACCAGCCGGGGATCGGCGTCGCGGCGACGACGCGGGTACGGGCCGCGTACCGCTCACCGGCGACGCTGGCGGCGGCCGCGTACGACGGGGTGCGGGGCCATCCGGTCCTGTTCGGGAGCGGCCACTGGGCGGGGATCGGGGCGAGTGCGGTCGGCGACCGCGGGGCACGCGATTACTTGCGGGAGCACGTGGGCGAGATCACGCTCGTGGAGTGCGGGGATGTGGCGGAGGCGTACGACATCGACACGCCGCAGGATCTGATGCGCCTGAACCCGGGTACCGGCCTGCCGCCCGCCCCCGGAACCCCGGCCTCCGGCACCCCAGGAGGCCCGGCGCACGTGGAGTGA
- a CDS encoding DUF5955 family protein, with product MAGSDEDPRVAELCAAVARLRRELAAHPAEFTDRGIAEDELAALAEMAYGGAPEIPRMRRSLLLVAGAIGSVSALAAGLAAVRTAVEIFGEPGGR from the coding sequence GTGGCAGGGAGCGACGAAGACCCGCGGGTGGCGGAACTGTGCGCGGCCGTGGCGCGGCTGCGCCGGGAGCTCGCCGCCCACCCGGCCGAGTTCACCGACCGGGGCATCGCCGAGGACGAGCTGGCCGCGCTGGCGGAGATGGCGTACGGCGGCGCCCCCGAGATCCCCAGGATGCGCAGGTCCCTCCTGCTCGTGGCCGGTGCGATCGGCTCGGTCAGCGCACTGGCGGCAGGCCTGGCGGCGGTGCGGACGGCCGTGGAGATATTCGGGGAGCCGGGCGGGCGGTAG
- a CDS encoding universal stress protein translates to MAGREAVVVGVSGSLASLAALRAGAEQARRGGRVLVAVLAWEPPEGEGLYLRHPDAAWARHWYAEARARLDRAFDEVFGGAPPGVVSERRVIRGRAGRVLCDLATHPDALLVIGARPRKHHIPRTHRYVHTHARCAVLTAPAPPPPKGMRRTLRRMTPADFALANH, encoded by the coding sequence ATGGCAGGGCGGGAAGCGGTGGTGGTCGGGGTCAGCGGTTCGCTCGCGAGCCTCGCGGCGCTGCGGGCGGGGGCGGAGCAGGCGCGGCGCGGGGGGCGTGTACTGGTGGCCGTCCTGGCCTGGGAACCGCCCGAGGGCGAGGGGCTCTACCTGCGCCATCCCGACGCGGCGTGGGCGCGTCACTGGTACGCGGAGGCGCGGGCCCGCCTGGACCGCGCCTTCGACGAGGTCTTCGGCGGCGCACCGCCCGGCGTCGTCTCCGAGCGCCGCGTGATCCGTGGCCGCGCCGGTCGAGTCCTCTGCGACCTGGCCACGCACCCCGACGCGCTCCTGGTCATCGGTGCGCGCCCCCGCAAACACCACATCCCCCGGACCCACCGCTACGTCCACACGCACGCGCGGTGTGCGGTCCTCACGGCCCCGGCACCCCCGCCCCCCAAGGGCATGCGCCGCACCCTCCGAAGAATGACCCCAGCAGACTTCGCCCTGGCCAACCACTGA
- the sigK gene encoding ECF RNA polymerase sigma factor SigK, whose translation MNEVVRIGSRSAAGPDLQELLARVARGDQQAFTGVYEAVAGPVLGVVRGVLRDHAQSEEVTQDVLVEVWRTAPRYRPDRGTAMTWVLTLAHRRAVDRVRSAEAAAARDRKAAQLARTPAFDEVSEEVEAHLEREQVRRCLRGLTEVQRQSVTLAYYRGLTYRQVAELLALPLGTVKTRLRDGLIRLRDCLGVSA comes from the coding sequence GTGAATGAAGTCGTCCGCATCGGGTCACGGTCGGCGGCCGGGCCCGATCTGCAGGAGTTGCTCGCCCGGGTCGCCCGCGGTGATCAGCAGGCGTTCACCGGTGTCTACGAGGCCGTGGCGGGCCCCGTCCTCGGGGTCGTGCGCGGAGTGCTGCGCGACCACGCCCAGTCCGAGGAGGTCACCCAGGACGTCCTGGTCGAGGTGTGGCGCACCGCGCCCCGGTACCGGCCCGATCGCGGTACCGCGATGACCTGGGTGCTCACGCTCGCGCACCGGCGCGCCGTGGACCGGGTCCGCTCCGCGGAGGCGGCCGCGGCCCGTGACCGCAAGGCCGCGCAGCTCGCCCGCACCCCCGCGTTCGACGAGGTCAGCGAGGAGGTCGAGGCGCATCTGGAGCGTGAACAGGTACGCCGGTGTCTGCGTGGCCTCACCGAGGTGCAGCGCCAGTCCGTGACCCTCGCCTACTACCGCGGCCTGACCTACCGCCAGGTCGCCGAGCTCCTCGCCCTCCCCTTGGGCACCGTCAAGACCCGCCTGCGCGACGGACTCATCCGGCTGCGCGACTGCCTGGGGGTGAGCGCGTGA
- a CDS encoding PLP-dependent aminotransferase family protein yields the protein MADARVVHTVDRRLGSRQLVQLLTGTVGVRPGYRALAAGVRTLLLDGRIPLHTRLPAERELASALAVSRATVTAAYDVLREGGYAMSRRGAGTWTELPQGQRPSSVAAFPAGDGVLDLAVAAPGAPEAELGAALAAAGTMLAEHAPTPGYHPYGIPELRTAVADRFTRRGLPTLPDQILITTGAQHALSLTLALLGRPGDRVLVENPSYPNALDAIRGAGLRAVPVPVSEEGWDADLVESSLRQAAPRLAYLVPDFQNPTGALMPREQRVRILETARATGTWLLIDETIADIALDVPPPAPFASLAPHGAGEQVVTVGSLSKTHWGGLRIGWVRAGSRLITELATKRVPNDMSTPVIEQLVALHLLRGMDDVLRERLPRLRAQRDALAASLTRHVPEWRWQTSPGGLSLWVDVGRPIASALARAVLAQGVRIEGGSRFGADPGTHEHRLRIPYTLPADLSELAVRRLVTAMSGDLRPAAGDEVGRRHWVA from the coding sequence ATGGCAGACGCACGTGTGGTCCACACCGTGGACAGAAGGCTCGGCAGCCGTCAGCTCGTCCAGCTCCTGACCGGCACCGTCGGCGTACGCCCCGGCTACCGCGCGCTGGCGGCCGGAGTGCGCACGCTGCTCCTCGACGGCCGCATCCCCCTGCACACCCGGCTCCCCGCCGAACGCGAGCTGGCGTCGGCGCTGGCCGTCAGCCGGGCCACGGTCACGGCGGCGTACGACGTGCTGCGCGAGGGCGGGTACGCCATGAGCCGGCGCGGCGCCGGTACCTGGACCGAGCTGCCGCAGGGACAGCGGCCGTCCAGCGTCGCCGCCTTCCCCGCGGGCGACGGCGTCCTGGACCTGGCCGTCGCCGCGCCGGGCGCCCCGGAGGCCGAGCTCGGGGCCGCCCTCGCCGCCGCGGGCACCATGCTGGCCGAGCACGCGCCGACACCGGGCTACCACCCGTATGGCATACCGGAGTTGAGGACCGCCGTCGCCGACCGTTTCACACGGCGCGGCCTGCCCACCCTCCCCGACCAGATCCTCATCACCACCGGCGCCCAGCACGCGCTGTCCCTGACCCTCGCCCTGCTCGGCAGGCCGGGCGACCGCGTCCTGGTCGAGAACCCCTCGTACCCGAACGCCCTGGACGCGATCCGCGGCGCGGGCCTGCGCGCCGTCCCCGTCCCCGTGTCGGAGGAGGGGTGGGACGCGGACCTCGTCGAGTCGTCGCTGCGGCAGGCGGCGCCGCGTCTCGCGTACCTCGTACCGGACTTCCAGAATCCGACGGGCGCCCTGATGCCGCGCGAGCAGCGCGTACGCATCCTGGAGACCGCCCGCGCCACCGGCACGTGGCTGCTGATCGACGAGACCATCGCGGACATCGCGCTGGACGTGCCGCCGCCCGCCCCCTTCGCCTCGCTGGCGCCGCACGGTGCGGGCGAACAGGTCGTCACCGTCGGGTCGTTGAGCAAGACGCACTGGGGCGGGCTGCGGATCGGGTGGGTGCGGGCCGGGTCCCGGCTGATCACCGAGCTGGCGACGAAGCGCGTGCCGAACGACATGTCGACACCGGTCATCGAGCAGCTCGTGGCGCTCCATCTGCTGCGCGGCATGGACGACGTACTGCGCGAGCGGCTGCCGCGGCTGCGGGCGCAGCGGGACGCGCTCGCCGCGTCACTGACCCGTCACGTGCCGGAGTGGCGCTGGCAGACGTCACCGGGCGGGCTCTCGCTCTGGGTGGATGTGGGCCGCCCGATCGCGTCCGCGCTGGCCCGCGCGGTGCTCGCGCAGGGCGTACGGATCGAGGGCGGTTCACGGTTCGGCGCGGATCCGGGGACGCACGAACACCGGCTCCGCATCCCGTACACGCTCCCCGCGGACCTCTCGGAGCTGGCGGTACGCCGACTGGTGACGGCGATGTCGGGCGACCTGCGCCCCGCGGCGGGCGACGAGGTGGGCCGCAGGCACTGGGTGGCTTGA